One segment of Ricinus communis isolate WT05 ecotype wild-type chromosome 8, ASM1957865v1, whole genome shotgun sequence DNA contains the following:
- the LOC8268218 gene encoding interactor of constitutive active ROPs 3 isoform X2: MQTPKGSRSGSSEALQKVRPQAVRQLKTTGLEFDSASSSNQTRTPKDRSPKVVDRRSPRSPVTEKKRPSRISELESQVSHLQEELKRAKDQLSLSESWKKEAVEDAEESKKKLLAISSKLEESQKQLLEFSASEEARVIDLQKVTQEQDQAWQSELEATKQQHPVDSAALASALSEIQQLKLQLEMVAESGAAQNKHTESADVELQTLRANLMDTLSLVENMKNQLQDTKDSEAQAQALASETLLQLETAKKSVEALRSDGSKAIEAYNSIASELDQSRARVKLLEGLVLKLEADLHNANGSIFLDSANVHEEAIVENQRSQEANQLEAEVSSLKSEVGQLRSSLQAAETKSQEEQNNSTAQIKSAYELVEQIKTESLLKESELEAELKQTKADIEELKADLMDKETELQGISEENEVLNMKLKNILSCRGESELENEIRKLKENVADLKASLMDKETELQNILEQNEILKVEISKREMNGTNEMDVELEVARAAEREALMKLGFMMEEADRSNKKVARVTEQLEASQAANSEMEAELRRLKVQSDQWRKAAEAAAAMLSAGNNGRFMERTGSLDSSYNPATGRIGSPYNEDMDDDLLKKKNGNMLKKIGVLWKKPQK, translated from the exons atgcaGACTCCAAAAGGAAG CAGAAGTGGCTCCTCAGAAGCTCTGCAAAAAGTCCGTCCTCAAGCTGTACGCCAACTGAAAACAACAGGACTAGAGTTTGACTCTGCATCTTCATCAAATCAGACTAGAACTCCAAAAGATAGAAGCCCTAAAGTCGTTGATCGCCGGTCACCCAGAAGCCCAGTGACTGAG AAGAAGCGGCCAAGCAGAATATCTGAATTGGAATCTCAGGTTTCTCACCTTCAGGAGGAACTTAAAAGGGCTAAGGACCAGCTAAGTTTATCAGAATCATGGAAGAAGGAAGCTGTGGAAGATGCCGAGGAGTCCAAGAAAAAACTATTAGCCATATCTTCAAAGCTAGAAGAGTCGCAGAAGCAACTCCTTGAATTCTCTGCTTCTGAAGAAGCTCGTGTTATTGACCTTCAAAAAGTTACGCAAGAACAAGATCAAGCATGGCAGTCTGAGCTTGAGGCTACCAAACAGCAGCACCCAGTTGACTCAGCTGCATTGGCCTCTGCCTTGAGTGAAATCCAACAGCTGAAGCTTCAGCTTGAGATGGTAGCTGAATCTGGCGCTGCCCAGAACAAGCATACAGAATCAGCAGATGTGGAGCTCCAGACTTTGAGAGCAAATCTAATGGATACTCTTTCTCTTGTGGAGAACATGAAGAACCAGCTACAGGATACCAAAGACTCGGAGGCCCAGGCCCAAGCATTGGCTAGTGAAACCCTACTGCAACTGGAGACTGCAAAGAAATCTGTTGAGGCACTCAGATCAGATGGTTCAAAAGCTATTGAAGCTTATAACTCCATTGCTTCAGAGTTAGATCAGTCGAGGGCACGTGTGAAGCTACTGGAAGGACTTGTTCTCAAACTTGAGGCAGACTTACATAATGCCAATGGTAGCATATTTCTAGATTCTGCAAATGTCCATGAGGAGGCCATTGTTGAAAATCAAAGGTCACAAGAAGCAAACCAGCTTGAAGCAGAGGTTAGTTCCTTGAAATCTGAGGTAGGACAGTTGAGATCCTCGCTGCAGGCTGCTGAGACCAAATCCcaagaagaacaaaataaCAGCACAGCGCAGATAAAAAGTGCTTATGAGCTGGTGGAACAGATAAAAACTGAATCTCTTCTCAAAGAGTCTGAGCTGGAGGCAGAACTAAAGCAAACAAAAGCTGATATTGAAGAATTGAAGGCGGACCTTATGGATAAGGAAACTGAACTGCAAGGAATTTCAGAGGAGAACGAAGTGCTGAATATGAAACTTAAGAACATCTTATCTTGCCGAGGAGAATCTGAACTAGAGAATGAAATTAGAAAACTGAAGGAAAATGTTGCTGACTTAAAGGCAAGTCTAATGGATAAGGAGACAGAACTGCAGAATATACTGGAGCAAAATGAGATACTGAAGGTGGAAATTAGTAAAAGGGAAATGAATGGGACAAATGAGATGGATGTAGAATTGGAAGTGGCAAGGGCTGCTGAGAGAGAGGCTCTCATGAAGCTTGGCTTTATGATGGAGGAGGCAGATAGAAGCAATAAAAAGGTTGCGAGGGTGACTGAGCAACTTGAGGCCTCACAGGCAGCTAATTCTGAAATGGAGGCAGAGTTGAGAAGGCTAAAGGTGCAGTCTGACCAGTGGAGAAAGGCTGCAGAGGCAGCTGCCGCTATGCTTTCTGCAGGAAATAATGGGAGATTCATGGAGAGAACTGGTTCACTGGACAGCAGCTATAATCCTGCTACAGGAAGGATTGGTTCACCTTACAATGAAGACATGGATGATGATctgttaaagaagaaaaatggaaatatGCTGAAGAAGATTGGGGTCTTGTGGAAGAAGCCTCAGAAATAG
- the LOC8268218 gene encoding interactor of constitutive active ROPs 3 isoform X3, which produces MQTPKGRSGSSEALQKVRPQAVRQLKTTGLEFDSASSSNQTRTPKDRSPKVVDRRSPRSPVTEKKRPSRISELESQVSHLQEELKRAKDQLSLSESWKKEAVEDAEESKKKLLAISSKLEESQKQLLEFSASEEARVIDLQKVTQEQDQAWQSELEATKQQHPVDSAALASALSEIQQLKLQLEMVAESGAAQNKHTESADVELQTLRANLMDTLSLVENMKNQLQDTKDSEAQAQALASETLLQLETAKKSVEALRSDGSKAIEAYNSIASELDQSRARVKLLEGLVLKLEADLHNANGSIFLDSANVHEEAIVENQRSQEANQLEAEVSSLKSEVGQLRSSLQAAETKSQEEQNNSTAQIKSAYELVEQIKTESLLKESELEAELKQTKADIEELKADLMDKETELQGISEENEVLNMKLKNILSCRGESELENEIRKLKENVADLKASLMDKETELQNILEQNEILKVEISKREMNGTNEMDVELEVARAAEREALMKLGFMMEEADRSNKKVARVTEQLEASQAANSEMEAELRRLKVQSDQWRKAAEAAAAMLSAGNNGRFMERTGSLDSSYNPATGRIGSPYNEDMDDDLLKKKNGNMLKKIGVLWKKPQK; this is translated from the exons atgcaGACTCCAAAAGGAAG AAGTGGCTCCTCAGAAGCTCTGCAAAAAGTCCGTCCTCAAGCTGTACGCCAACTGAAAACAACAGGACTAGAGTTTGACTCTGCATCTTCATCAAATCAGACTAGAACTCCAAAAGATAGAAGCCCTAAAGTCGTTGATCGCCGGTCACCCAGAAGCCCAGTGACTGAG AAGAAGCGGCCAAGCAGAATATCTGAATTGGAATCTCAGGTTTCTCACCTTCAGGAGGAACTTAAAAGGGCTAAGGACCAGCTAAGTTTATCAGAATCATGGAAGAAGGAAGCTGTGGAAGATGCCGAGGAGTCCAAGAAAAAACTATTAGCCATATCTTCAAAGCTAGAAGAGTCGCAGAAGCAACTCCTTGAATTCTCTGCTTCTGAAGAAGCTCGTGTTATTGACCTTCAAAAAGTTACGCAAGAACAAGATCAAGCATGGCAGTCTGAGCTTGAGGCTACCAAACAGCAGCACCCAGTTGACTCAGCTGCATTGGCCTCTGCCTTGAGTGAAATCCAACAGCTGAAGCTTCAGCTTGAGATGGTAGCTGAATCTGGCGCTGCCCAGAACAAGCATACAGAATCAGCAGATGTGGAGCTCCAGACTTTGAGAGCAAATCTAATGGATACTCTTTCTCTTGTGGAGAACATGAAGAACCAGCTACAGGATACCAAAGACTCGGAGGCCCAGGCCCAAGCATTGGCTAGTGAAACCCTACTGCAACTGGAGACTGCAAAGAAATCTGTTGAGGCACTCAGATCAGATGGTTCAAAAGCTATTGAAGCTTATAACTCCATTGCTTCAGAGTTAGATCAGTCGAGGGCACGTGTGAAGCTACTGGAAGGACTTGTTCTCAAACTTGAGGCAGACTTACATAATGCCAATGGTAGCATATTTCTAGATTCTGCAAATGTCCATGAGGAGGCCATTGTTGAAAATCAAAGGTCACAAGAAGCAAACCAGCTTGAAGCAGAGGTTAGTTCCTTGAAATCTGAGGTAGGACAGTTGAGATCCTCGCTGCAGGCTGCTGAGACCAAATCCcaagaagaacaaaataaCAGCACAGCGCAGATAAAAAGTGCTTATGAGCTGGTGGAACAGATAAAAACTGAATCTCTTCTCAAAGAGTCTGAGCTGGAGGCAGAACTAAAGCAAACAAAAGCTGATATTGAAGAATTGAAGGCGGACCTTATGGATAAGGAAACTGAACTGCAAGGAATTTCAGAGGAGAACGAAGTGCTGAATATGAAACTTAAGAACATCTTATCTTGCCGAGGAGAATCTGAACTAGAGAATGAAATTAGAAAACTGAAGGAAAATGTTGCTGACTTAAAGGCAAGTCTAATGGATAAGGAGACAGAACTGCAGAATATACTGGAGCAAAATGAGATACTGAAGGTGGAAATTAGTAAAAGGGAAATGAATGGGACAAATGAGATGGATGTAGAATTGGAAGTGGCAAGGGCTGCTGAGAGAGAGGCTCTCATGAAGCTTGGCTTTATGATGGAGGAGGCAGATAGAAGCAATAAAAAGGTTGCGAGGGTGACTGAGCAACTTGAGGCCTCACAGGCAGCTAATTCTGAAATGGAGGCAGAGTTGAGAAGGCTAAAGGTGCAGTCTGACCAGTGGAGAAAGGCTGCAGAGGCAGCTGCCGCTATGCTTTCTGCAGGAAATAATGGGAGATTCATGGAGAGAACTGGTTCACTGGACAGCAGCTATAATCCTGCTACAGGAAGGATTGGTTCACCTTACAATGAAGACATGGATGATGATctgttaaagaagaaaaatggaaatatGCTGAAGAAGATTGGGGTCTTGTGGAAGAAGCCTCAGAAATAG
- the LOC8289745 gene encoding dof zinc finger protein DOF2.1 produces the protein MLSFFLLSLNLSFLNYTNRLSFKKDTVYRPKTTRKERKGLIWFLAWMDPSSGQHQEIPTHSLENMLVCSKPHQERKPRPQPEQALKCPRCDSTNTKFCYYNNYSLSQPRYFCKSCRRYWTKGGTLRNVPVGGGCRKNKRSTKKAQDHHQLNPHTNPLTGLPPLSYDSNDLTLAFARLQKQSSGQLGFDDNDFSILGNPSNAHCDIMLGNPNSINTSASTPSFLDALRSGFLDTQNNNFQNLYYGYGNGSIDDVENSGGVCVSGEMMLPYDHQDVSTSAATQAVTVTTLKQEFCNGREDHNSNNNKVLFGFPWQINGNGISDLDSGRESWNNHGLGNSTWHGLINSPLM, from the exons atgctctctttctttctacttTCTTTGAATCTCTCTTTTCTTAACTACACCAATAGATTGAGTTTCAAGAAAGACACTGTTTATCGCCCAAAAACaacaaggaaagaaagaaagggttTGATTTGGTTTCTTGCATGGATGGATCCTTCTAGCGGACAACACCAG GAAATTCCTACACATTCATTGGAGAATATGTTGGTTTGCTCAAAACCAcatcaagaaagaaaaccaAGACCACAACCAGAACAAGCTCTAAAATGTCCAAGATGTGATTCTACCAACACTAAATTCTGCTACTACAACAATTACAGCCTTTCTCAGCCAAGGTATTTTTGCAAGTCATGCAGAAGGTACTGGACTAAAGGAGGAACCCTGAGAAATGTTCCAGTAGGTGGAGGTTGtagaaagaacaaaagatcAACAAAGAAGGCACAAGATCATCATCAATTGAATCCTCATACCAACCCACTTACTGGTCTCCCCCCTTTAAGTTATGATTCCAATGACCTTACTCTTGCCTTTGCTAGACTTCAGAAGCAGTCTAGTGGGCAGTTAGGGTTTGATGACAATGATTTCTCTATTTTGGGAAACCCCAGCAATGCCCACTGTGATATAATGCTTGGGAACCCTAACAGCATTAACACTTCAGCTTCAACTCCATCATTTCTTGATGCTTTAAGGAGTGGGTTTCTTGATACCCAAAATAACAACTTTCAGAATTTGTATTATGGGTATGGAAATGGGAGCATTGATGATGTGGAAAATAGTGGAGGGGTTTGTGTTAGTGGAGAAATGATGTTGCCTTATGATCATCAAGATGTAAGTACTAGTGCAGCCACACAAGCTGTGACAGTGACAACACTGAAGCAAGAGTTTTGCAATGGTAGAGAAGATCATAAcagcaataataataaggtCTTGTTTGGCTTTCCCTGGCAGATAAATGGTAATGGGATCAGTGATCTTGATTCAGGAAGAGAAAGCTGGAACAATCATGGACTTGGTAATTCAACTTGgcatggacttatcaacaGTCCTCTAATGTAG
- the LOC8268218 gene encoding interactor of constitutive active ROPs 3 isoform X1, with the protein MTFSLFLPSEALLMPLHLSRSGSSEALQKVRPQAVRQLKTTGLEFDSASSSNQTRTPKDRSPKVVDRRSPRSPVTEKKRPSRISELESQVSHLQEELKRAKDQLSLSESWKKEAVEDAEESKKKLLAISSKLEESQKQLLEFSASEEARVIDLQKVTQEQDQAWQSELEATKQQHPVDSAALASALSEIQQLKLQLEMVAESGAAQNKHTESADVELQTLRANLMDTLSLVENMKNQLQDTKDSEAQAQALASETLLQLETAKKSVEALRSDGSKAIEAYNSIASELDQSRARVKLLEGLVLKLEADLHNANGSIFLDSANVHEEAIVENQRSQEANQLEAEVSSLKSEVGQLRSSLQAAETKSQEEQNNSTAQIKSAYELVEQIKTESLLKESELEAELKQTKADIEELKADLMDKETELQGISEENEVLNMKLKNILSCRGESELENEIRKLKENVADLKASLMDKETELQNILEQNEILKVEISKREMNGTNEMDVELEVARAAEREALMKLGFMMEEADRSNKKVARVTEQLEASQAANSEMEAELRRLKVQSDQWRKAAEAAAAMLSAGNNGRFMERTGSLDSSYNPATGRIGSPYNEDMDDDLLKKKNGNMLKKIGVLWKKPQK; encoded by the exons atgacATTTTCATTGTTCTTGCCTAGTGAGGCATTGCTAATGCCCCTTCATTTGTCTAG AAGTGGCTCCTCAGAAGCTCTGCAAAAAGTCCGTCCTCAAGCTGTACGCCAACTGAAAACAACAGGACTAGAGTTTGACTCTGCATCTTCATCAAATCAGACTAGAACTCCAAAAGATAGAAGCCCTAAAGTCGTTGATCGCCGGTCACCCAGAAGCCCAGTGACTGAG AAGAAGCGGCCAAGCAGAATATCTGAATTGGAATCTCAGGTTTCTCACCTTCAGGAGGAACTTAAAAGGGCTAAGGACCAGCTAAGTTTATCAGAATCATGGAAGAAGGAAGCTGTGGAAGATGCCGAGGAGTCCAAGAAAAAACTATTAGCCATATCTTCAAAGCTAGAAGAGTCGCAGAAGCAACTCCTTGAATTCTCTGCTTCTGAAGAAGCTCGTGTTATTGACCTTCAAAAAGTTACGCAAGAACAAGATCAAGCATGGCAGTCTGAGCTTGAGGCTACCAAACAGCAGCACCCAGTTGACTCAGCTGCATTGGCCTCTGCCTTGAGTGAAATCCAACAGCTGAAGCTTCAGCTTGAGATGGTAGCTGAATCTGGCGCTGCCCAGAACAAGCATACAGAATCAGCAGATGTGGAGCTCCAGACTTTGAGAGCAAATCTAATGGATACTCTTTCTCTTGTGGAGAACATGAAGAACCAGCTACAGGATACCAAAGACTCGGAGGCCCAGGCCCAAGCATTGGCTAGTGAAACCCTACTGCAACTGGAGACTGCAAAGAAATCTGTTGAGGCACTCAGATCAGATGGTTCAAAAGCTATTGAAGCTTATAACTCCATTGCTTCAGAGTTAGATCAGTCGAGGGCACGTGTGAAGCTACTGGAAGGACTTGTTCTCAAACTTGAGGCAGACTTACATAATGCCAATGGTAGCATATTTCTAGATTCTGCAAATGTCCATGAGGAGGCCATTGTTGAAAATCAAAGGTCACAAGAAGCAAACCAGCTTGAAGCAGAGGTTAGTTCCTTGAAATCTGAGGTAGGACAGTTGAGATCCTCGCTGCAGGCTGCTGAGACCAAATCCcaagaagaacaaaataaCAGCACAGCGCAGATAAAAAGTGCTTATGAGCTGGTGGAACAGATAAAAACTGAATCTCTTCTCAAAGAGTCTGAGCTGGAGGCAGAACTAAAGCAAACAAAAGCTGATATTGAAGAATTGAAGGCGGACCTTATGGATAAGGAAACTGAACTGCAAGGAATTTCAGAGGAGAACGAAGTGCTGAATATGAAACTTAAGAACATCTTATCTTGCCGAGGAGAATCTGAACTAGAGAATGAAATTAGAAAACTGAAGGAAAATGTTGCTGACTTAAAGGCAAGTCTAATGGATAAGGAGACAGAACTGCAGAATATACTGGAGCAAAATGAGATACTGAAGGTGGAAATTAGTAAAAGGGAAATGAATGGGACAAATGAGATGGATGTAGAATTGGAAGTGGCAAGGGCTGCTGAGAGAGAGGCTCTCATGAAGCTTGGCTTTATGATGGAGGAGGCAGATAGAAGCAATAAAAAGGTTGCGAGGGTGACTGAGCAACTTGAGGCCTCACAGGCAGCTAATTCTGAAATGGAGGCAGAGTTGAGAAGGCTAAAGGTGCAGTCTGACCAGTGGAGAAAGGCTGCAGAGGCAGCTGCCGCTATGCTTTCTGCAGGAAATAATGGGAGATTCATGGAGAGAACTGGTTCACTGGACAGCAGCTATAATCCTGCTACAGGAAGGATTGGTTCACCTTACAATGAAGACATGGATGATGATctgttaaagaagaaaaatggaaatatGCTGAAGAAGATTGGGGTCTTGTGGAAGAAGCCTCAGAAATAG